GTCATCAGTCTCGGGTTCAGAGAATTGTGACATCTCGTCATCAGTAACTGGCTGTAAATATCCATCTGGATCAAAgttcctggctggttctggtccttCATACTCCTCTCCATTGGGTTGTGTTTTCAAATATTCGGCAGCTCTGATCTGTTCAGTCGgtctttgatgaagctgtgaggactgaggttcctcttcatcatcttcttcactCTTCACAGTGACAGGACTGAATGTGAACTTGATATCAGCCTCCTCCAGTCCtggaagctgctctccctcctgacgggtccagagttcctcctgttcctctttaatgtgtggcagctctggtgggtcctcctggtccagactggagctcctctcctgctgctcaggaggaTCCTCTTCTTCACTCAtcttcagctgctgtgtgtctgctgagaaaagagaaatatacacaaatgttggaaaacaattaaaccaCTGACACCACTCTTAATGTCTGAagaaatgtttcacattttgtgcGACATGTAATCAGTACACTTCAGAAGAACCTCAATTACTGGGGCATTAATTTCATTTATCTAACACGATTACTGATTGGGTAAAAAAAGGggttaactttaaaaaaaagtattttgaacAGTAAAATTCCTTTAGCTTGAACTGTAATTCAATTCATGGCCACAGAAATCTGATAACTGGGAATAACCTGCTTTGACGTGTCAACGCTAtaatggaaaaatgttttttccatgATTCAGTAAATTTGTTGGATTTCTTTCCAAGTACATGATAAAAAACAGTTGTGCTATGTTTCTTTCAATCATCCTGTCAACATGATGTTGATTATCGCAGAATCTCTGCTGGTCAGGGTCGTCCTTATGTGGGATTTGTTAGGTTTGCAAAATAATGATCTCCTCTTTCAGACTACACATATGAGCAGAAAACACATCCGCTTGtgtttaaaaacatccagtttctTTAATAGGACTAAGAGAGAAACAGGACTAACAGTATATCTGTgcagaataaaacagaatattgagcgaaaaagtgtgtttgtgtgtttgtcagatttTTGATAATCTGATAACAGCTTTTACCCGATAAAGTGTATCATGCTCAACTGTTGTTAAATGACCACTTGAATAATCTGGTAACTCCGCGAAACACATAATGATCGTTTCATTAGTGCATGTAAACGTGCTCTGTGTCAGCTCTGGGCTCTCACAGGTGTCTTAATGGGAAAAGGTTCTCTaacagtgctgcactttgtaacTAACAGAAGCATTGTTCAGACGTGCACAGAGCAACAGTAACAGAAATAGAATTCGGCGTTGGTTTGGAGACACTGACAAACGTGACATGGAAGGTATTTGaaagaaatgctgaattttcagaataaatattcaaataatataaaataaaatataatagaAAGACACTGGTCTTATTTGTCCTATCTACTTATACAATTCGGCACTGGTTCTGAGtgactgggtcacatgacatggaagctattggaATGAAATTGTGAACAAACCTTGCCTGTGTAATCGGTCCTCAGTTTGACCAACAGCGTCCAGTAGTTTCCGTTgtcgacacagttcctcctcgtactctgctatcgttctttcaaacagctcaaATATCTCTTCAGCAGCCGCAGTTAGTCGCTGCTTCATGAAAACTCTCAGCGTTTGGACTTTGGGCATCTTTTGCTCAGCAGACTGTCCTTCAGATGAGCTCTCTGATGAGCGCTGTCGGGTCCGTCTATTTCCTGGTAGCAAACTAAGCTAACTCAATAAGCACTGTAGATCACCGGGAGATAATCCAGATGTCAAACATGTTCAGATAAAGTGAAGAGTCTATTCAGTCACGTTTATCTGGACACTTCGTGAATAATATAGTTTGGTCTCCATTACAGCTGCTCCACTAGCGCTGTGTGGCCGAAATCTGTCGCCGTCTATTTCCTGTAAACCAGCTACGCTAACGTCCGTTACGTCGGTCTTTAACTTCTACTTGGCTACAAAGGTCGATGTGTTTGAGGTGAAACCTCATAAACGTTCACAACGACTCTCCTCCAACACGTTCATCCACACAGGCTCCGGTGTTTCTCTCTGATTTATGTTTTCGGGACATGTCTGGCATGCTAGGTACGACGGCTTCCGGTACCCCTTCTTTgctgattttcaaaataaacgtTATTTTGCAGCTGATtgaggtgaaaaaaacaaaaacattttagtaCTTTATGTACTTTCAGATATTTTAATCTGTAACAGTCATTGTGTTGAAATATATCTGTGATGTAACTCAGGTGTTCAACAGTATGATTTTGTACGGAACATTTAAATGAGAAATACTGAAAGGTTAGTGAATTGTGCTTTAGTTTTTGGGTTGAAAGTGTAGAGACGTGGTGGTCGGACATCAGCTGACTGAAGTGGTACCGCctgccagacagcagcagaggaagtgTCATTTATAAAATCTGAACAATATTATATCAGGTAATAACACACAATTATAACAATCCAACTCAACAAATGTCTGACGCATAAGAAAGAATCTACTGTCatatatttagtttattcagcTCTTCAGACAacagttacaagttactttacaaaataaaaataacaacagtgACCAAAACTCTCAAACATTTAAGTATAAATATAATAACTCAAATGAACATGAatacagtgatttagaccaacAGTAATTCTTTACAATATTTGAGCTGCTGGTGGCAAAGACTTTACACTTCCTGCAGGGATTTCAAGGTAAAAGTCAACTCTGAAGTAGAAGCTGGAGAACAGAGCGGATCAGGAAcagatgtttaacatttttctaCTCTCCAACAAAACTTTAAATTACTTAAGCATGATTTCAAACCGGCtacagagcagagaaaaagaataaaatccaTGTTTAATCTGCAAATATGTTACAGCAGTTATTTCTTCTTACAGACTGATGATGGCAGATTTGACACTTTGTTAAAGTTAAAGTCTTTTTGGCATTTTAATTTCACCAATGATCTCATTTTTGGCACATTCATAGGGTTAAGTCGCATCTGTCAATatgtcatgattttttttttttttttaggagttGTTTGCACTCAAACtaacaaataacacaaaagtGGAAAAGTTGAATTCATTTTTCTGAATGAGGCTCAGTGGACATCAGGGAAAACTTCATCAAACTGGTTATAAAAGGAAAGATCCCAACAGTAAATCAAGTTTCTCATACTTAAGATAATAGACCTTAAATAATCTGGAAGATgttcatgtaaataaatatctgtTAAGTCACTATCGCCAAATGACTCTGGCCCACCGATGACAGATTCACTCTGGGTGTCAGTGGGGACTTTCCCTGCAAAAtatcagagagaggaggtggttGGTAAAGAACATAACAGTTGTGTTTGCTCTGTCTCTGCTAGTAACTTCACTCTTAACGGTCACGGcccaacaaacaaatgcagaTAACTGCTGCCGATGACAGGGAGGAAAGAATGAAATGTTATGGAGGCAAAGCTGCCGACTGACAGGCGTCGCACAGGTGAAACTGGATCTCTGGGAAGCAGCAAGGTCCAAAAATACAGCTGCCAGTTCAAGAAATCTTCAAGATCGCCACTTTGAAACAATATAATGTGCATTAAAGCTACAGTGAGCAGTTGTTTTAGGAAATTActtaacttaaaaaaagaaactacagATGAACATGTTGGTTTAAGTCTGCGAGtaacaacagacaaacacaatgtTTGAATATTCTGAGCCTCATCCTTTAACTCTGTCATCATATCTTTCAGTAGATGAGAAACACGTCTGAACAAAATCTGTATTTGTTTCAGTGAACAGTTTGAGCTTGATTTGAGGTATTTCGAAGTGACTTCATCTTCcttgtgtgttttaaaggatCATACCAGCATTCACTGCCTACATCATAATTTGTAATGTTGATTGAAGCAGAACAAAAACTGCTTCCAGTTAACTAAAGAAAGGAAACTTGTGTACGTATCATCAGCAGACACTTTGTAATGATTATTTCTGATAATTAATTAGATCTGATAAAGACCTACTCATTGATACATGTATTACTTTACACAGTGTTATAAACTGATGGTGTGGATGTGACGAGCCAGCAGCTCAGGAATGTACCAACACAAAATGTATCTGACACAACAGATAACTATCAGCATGTTGCATCGGCAAGTGTTCTTATTTAGCTAAAGACAAACAGCAGTAGACGAGGTGAATATCAGCTGATTCACTTCTTTTGGAGTCTGTATTACAGCTGTGAGCTGATCAGTGTCCAGTCAGGTCTGTCCCTCAGTGCTTTAATCCTACTAGTAAAATGGGGCTCAAGAAACGTCTCTGCAGCttcatttatttctgctgttctcaaaacacacttgtgtttttttgatgaGCAGAGTGAGTCTTTAATCACAAGCTCTGCAATGAAATGCCGTCTTCCCCCATGTGGACAGTCCGGTGTCGTTTCAGAGTTCCATCTTGtgtgaatcttttaccacaaacTGAACAACTAAACGGTTTCTCCCCGGTGTGGACTCTCCTGTGTCTGGACAAAGTGCTGCTGTCGCGGAAACTCATCTTACAAACTGAGCAGTTGAAAGGTTTTTCTCCCGTGTGAACTCTTAAGTGTATGGTCAGATGTGAGCTCCGGGCGAATCTTGCGCCACAGAAAGAGCAACTGAAGggtttctcccctgtgtgcATTCTCATGTGCGACACAACTGCTGTCCTCCATGGAAACGTTTTTTTACAAACCGAGcagctgaaatgtttttcttttgaatggAGTCTCATGTGAGAGTTTAAAGAACTCTTACAGTGATATACTTTACCACAAACTGAGCAATTAAATGGTTTCAGTCCTGATTGTACGTCATTGTGTTTCTGCGGACGTCCCTTGTGTTCAAAGCTTGAGGCCAATTCAGAGAAATTAATTGATGCTTCTCTAGAATAACTCTCCACATCACTTCCAGGTACTTCATTGTTTTGCAGAGGGTTGAAAGATGTCTGAGGCTCCCTGGTTTCCTCCCAAACATTACTGTCATCAGTCTCAAGTTCAGAGGAGTGTGACTTCTCATCATGAGTAACTGGTTGTAAACAAGTATCTGGATTAAAGTTCCTGGCAGGTTCTAGTTCTCCACAGTCCCCTCCATCAGCGCCTGTTGTCCAACACTTTCCATCTCTGTTCTCAAAGACGGTTTGTCtctgatgaagctgtgaggactgaGGTTTCTCCTCATCATCGTCTTTACTCTTCACAGGGACAGGAGTGAATGTGAACTTGATAtcagcctcctccagccctggaagctgctctccctcatgacgggtccagagttcctcctgttcctctttaatgtgtggcagctctggtgggtcctcctggtccagactggagctccactcctgctgctcatGAGGAGCCTCTTCTTTAtacaacagctgctggacgtcTGTGGAgaacattaaaatacataaacatgttttagAAAACAGGAATTTCCTCTCATCTTAACATCCAAAGTCTTTATTAAATGTGTGGGGTCTGTGATTAAAGCATCTCTGCTCAACAGAGAATTCACGGAAAGTCTCCTTTTGACAGAAGCAGCCATGTCAATCAGCACAGAGTACACAGAAAGTCAGACAGCGGAACAGAATAGTGCATATGCTCAATTTTGAAAATAAACCACCCGTGTGCAGACTTATGATCAACAGCACAACAATGTCAGAAATATgaacaataaacacacttaaaagAGACAAATAACAGAACGATTTATAACTACTTATCCTTCTCAACCACAGACGAATCACAAAAATTAAggagaaatgatgaaataaacacagtcTGATCAGGTCAACATCATCAGGCAGGCAGGACGCTTCTGAAACGCTCCCGGTGGGTTATGAAGTCACGTGAAGGACGGAACAAGACAGCGTGGCACACACTCGGTAACAAGAACATGTCCGGTGGAATGAAGGATGTCAGTGATGCATCGATCTAACTTCATCAGATCTGATGTAATTATGAAAGGTTAGTTTCCTCATCTTCTCACTGATCGTGAATGTTACTGAGGTTGATCTACAGAGACTGTATGATTTTAATGTTAAACACTAGCTGGGAGACAAAGTACCGACAGCCCCAGTTTACAGACCTGATGCTGCTTTACATGCAGGAGACTGCAAAGTTATGTAAAACGACTTTAGTGGCCACAACTGCAGTGGTTCTGTTAAATAGTTTGGTTTAGACTTAACTTTAGGAAACAAATGACCTATTATCAAAGATTGTGgcacttctttttcttccagcTGATTTATCAACAGACTAAATATTTTACATGTTATCCCATGTGGCTGTTTTTAATTTCGAGCACCTGAACCTGTAAACGTCAGCTGGTAAATCTGACTGAATGTGACAAT
This genomic window from Sparus aurata unplaced genomic scaffold, fSpaAur1.1, whole genome shotgun sequence contains:
- the LOC115578257 gene encoding oocyte zinc finger protein XlCOF6.1-like, translated to KEEAPHEQQEWSSSLDQEDPPELPHIKEEQEELWTRHEGEQLPGLEEADIKFTFTPVPVKSKDDDEEKPQSSQLHQRQTVFENRDGKCWTTGADGGDCGELEPARNFNPDTCLQPVTHDEKSHSSELETDDSNVWEETREPQTSFNPLQNNEVPGSDVESYSREASINFSELASSFEHKGRPQKHNDVQSGLKPFNCSVCGKVYHCKSSLNSHMRLHSKEKHFSCSVCKKTFPWRTAVVSHMRMHTGEKPFSCSFCGARFARSSHLTIHLRVHTGEKPFNCSVCKMSFRDSSTLSRHRRVHTGEKPFSCSVCGKRFTQDGTLKRHRTVHMGEDGISLQSL